The sequence CGGTGTACCTGTACGCAGGCTCCATCCTGCCGGGCAAGTACCAGGGCCGCGACGTCACGATCATCGACGCGTTCGAGGGCGTCGGCGCCTGCCTCGCCGGCAAGATCACCCGCGAGGAGCTCACGGAGATCGAGAAGGCGATCTGCCCGGGCGAGGGCGCGTGCGGCGGCATGTACACGGCCAACACCATGGCGAGCGCAGCCGAGGCGCTCGGCATGTCGCTCACCGGCAGCGCGGCGCCGCCTGCGCCCGACCGCCGCCGCGACGACTACGCAGTGCGCAGCGGCAAGGCCGCCGTCGCACTGGTGGACGCCGGGATCACCGCGCGCCAGATCATGACCAAGGAGGCGTTCGAGAACGCCATCACCGTCGCGATGGCGCTCGGCGGCTCCACCAACGCCGTGCTGCACCTGCTCGCCATCGCGCACGAGGCCCAGGTCGACCTCACCCTGGACGACTTCAACCGGATCGGCGACCGCACACCGCATCTCGCCGACGTCAAGCCGTTCGGCCGGTACGTGATGACCGACATCGACGGGATCGGCGGCGTCCCGGTGGTGATGAAGGCGCTGCTCGACGCCGGCCTGCTGCACGGCGACTGTCTGACGGTCACCGGCCGTACGCTCGCCGAGAACCTCGCGGAGATCGGCCCGCCGGACCCGGACGGCAAGATCATCCACGCCATGTCCGACCCGATCCACCGCACCGGCGGGCTGACCATCCTGCGCGGCACCCTCGCTCCCGAGGGCGCGGTGGTGAAGAGCGCCGGCTTCGACGCCGAGGTGTTCGAGGGCACCGCGCGCGTCTTCGACGGCGAGCAGGGCGCGATGGACGCGATCGCACAGGGCACGCTGGGCAAGGGCGACGTACTCGTCATCCGGCAGGAGGGCCCGAAGGGCGGCCCCGGCATGCGGGAGATGCTCGCCGTCACGGGCGCCATCAAGGGCGCCGGCCTCGGCAAGGACGTCCTGCTACTCACCGACGGCCGGTTCTCCGGCGGCACCACCGGCCTGTGCGCCGGCCACGTCGCGCCGGAGTCCGTAGTCGGCGGCCCGATCGCACTGGTCCGCGACGGCGACCCGATCAAGCTCGACCTGGCCGCGCGTTCCCTGGACCTGCTGATCGACCCGGACGAACTAGCCAAACGCGAAGC comes from Streptosporangiales bacterium and encodes:
- the ilvD gene encoding dihydroxy-acid dehydratase, whose amino-acid sequence is MSTEQTTNVSNTGPREHNKPRSSEVTDGIERAAARGMLRAVGMGDDDWRKPQIGVASSWNEITPCNLSLDRLAKKAKDGVRDADGYPLEFGTISVSDGISMGHVGMHYSLVSREVIADSVETVVEAERLDGTVLLAGCDKSEPGMLMAAARLDLASVYLYAGSILPGKYQGRDVTIIDAFEGVGACLAGKITREELTEIEKAICPGEGACGGMYTANTMASAAEALGMSLTGSAAPPAPDRRRDDYAVRSGKAAVALVDAGITARQIMTKEAFENAITVAMALGGSTNAVLHLLAIAHEAQVDLTLDDFNRIGDRTPHLADVKPFGRYVMTDIDGIGGVPVVMKALLDAGLLHGDCLTVTGRTLAENLAEIGPPDPDGKIIHAMSDPIHRTGGLTILRGTLAPEGAVVKSAGFDAEVFEGTARVFDGEQGAMDAIAQGTLGKGDVLVIRQEGPKGGPGMREMLAVTGAIKGAGLGKDVLLLTDGRFSGGTTGLCAGHVAPESVVGGPIALVRDGDPIKLDLAARSLDLLIDPDELAKREADWTPPAEPTGTGVLAKYAKLVGSAAQGAVCG